A genomic stretch from Dyella sp. M7H15-1 includes:
- a CDS encoding S8 family serine peptidase: MKSFAPLRLSVMTAVLIVAVPALHASNAPSLSAHYIGASQADQTYDRFIVTYKAGSTQRNDSAAAVQTVNTAIARAGLNAATKSSNNTSTLAISVTHQRKLAVGSDLIRTSRKLSQSEANALMVQLTSDPAVAHVQPDRKMYAVRDIAAPNTMSKPSDTPTPVTPNDPYYAQYQWNFSNATGGANVNNAWNIADGTGVTVAVIDTGITEHPDLDTSLGNAGYDFIYDHEVSGRTTDGRVAGGWDEGDWTEANQCGIGSPAEGSSWHGTNVAGVIGELTDNGVGMAGIAYNAKVLPIRVLGHCGGYASDISDAIEWASGGHVDGVPDNTHVAQVINMSLGGSGVCTASDPEYQAIQDALSRGTTVVVAAGNSSADVSTATPASCPGVIAVASNGVTGKRAFYSNYGRGITISAPGGGVYANDASSGEQVTDGFIWQAINLGKTTPDYPADSVQAYGGMAGTSQATPQVTGTVAMVVGAVNASGLPALTPAQITDVLVNSARPFPVTEDHPIGAGIVDAYAAVNLAVHDDNGGGEQAIPLTKGTLLSGQGATSGSILYSIAVPAGATTLNLRTLGGSGNVALYVKAGSAPAMDGSDADFSSVKPGTSEAVVIPSPQASTYYLRVAPQQGSVFSNISVLADYNSP; encoded by the coding sequence ATGAAGTCATTTGCTCCTCTTCGCCTTAGCGTCATGACGGCCGTACTGATTGTGGCTGTCCCGGCGCTTCATGCCTCAAACGCACCTTCGTTGTCTGCTCATTACATTGGCGCAAGCCAAGCTGACCAGACGTATGACCGCTTCATCGTCACGTATAAAGCGGGCTCGACTCAGCGCAACGACAGTGCGGCGGCCGTGCAGACCGTGAATACAGCTATTGCGCGTGCTGGTCTGAATGCTGCAACCAAGTCCTCAAACAACACGTCGACATTGGCTATTTCGGTGACCCATCAGCGCAAGCTTGCCGTGGGCTCCGATCTCATCCGCACCTCGCGCAAGCTAAGTCAGAGCGAGGCCAATGCCCTGATGGTACAACTGACATCCGATCCAGCCGTTGCCCACGTTCAACCCGATCGCAAGATGTATGCCGTCCGGGATATTGCGGCTCCAAACACAATGTCAAAGCCCAGTGACACGCCAACGCCAGTCACGCCGAACGACCCGTATTACGCACAGTATCAGTGGAACTTCTCCAACGCGACCGGTGGCGCTAACGTCAACAATGCGTGGAACATCGCCGATGGCACGGGCGTGACGGTGGCGGTGATCGACACCGGTATTACCGAACACCCCGACCTGGATACGTCGTTGGGTAATGCGGGTTATGACTTTATTTACGACCATGAGGTCTCAGGTCGTACCACTGATGGCCGAGTAGCAGGTGGCTGGGACGAGGGCGACTGGACCGAAGCAAACCAGTGCGGCATAGGCTCACCCGCTGAAGGCAGCAGTTGGCATGGCACCAACGTGGCAGGCGTGATCGGTGAACTCACCGATAATGGCGTCGGCATGGCTGGCATCGCTTACAACGCCAAGGTCTTGCCGATTCGTGTGCTTGGCCACTGCGGCGGCTACGCTTCCGACATTTCCGACGCCATCGAATGGGCATCGGGCGGTCACGTGGATGGCGTGCCTGATAACACCCATGTTGCACAAGTCATCAATATGAGCTTGGGTGGAAGTGGCGTGTGTACCGCGAGTGATCCGGAATACCAAGCCATCCAGGATGCCCTTAGCCGCGGCACCACAGTGGTGGTTGCTGCGGGGAATAGTTCCGCCGACGTTTCCACCGCTACCCCCGCAAGTTGTCCCGGCGTCATTGCGGTAGCATCGAACGGCGTCACCGGCAAGCGTGCGTTCTACTCCAACTATGGCAGGGGCATCACGATCTCGGCGCCGGGTGGTGGCGTGTATGCCAACGATGCTTCTTCGGGTGAGCAAGTGACAGACGGCTTCATCTGGCAGGCCATCAATTTGGGCAAGACCACGCCGGACTATCCAGCCGATTCCGTACAGGCCTACGGCGGTATGGCGGGTACCTCTCAGGCTACCCCACAAGTGACGGGTACCGTGGCCATGGTTGTCGGCGCCGTGAACGCTTCGGGCTTGCCAGCACTGACCCCGGCTCAAATCACCGACGTGCTCGTGAACTCCGCGCGCCCGTTCCCGGTGACAGAAGATCATCCGATCGGTGCGGGCATCGTCGACGCCTATGCTGCCGTCAACCTGGCGGTCCACGATGATAACGGTGGTGGTGAACAAGCCATTCCGCTGACCAAAGGCACGTTGCTATCTGGTCAGGGCGCTACGAGCGGTAGCATCCTGTACTCAATTGCAGTGCCGGCAGGCGCTACCACCTTGAATCTCCGTACGCTTGGTGGTTCGGGTAATGTTGCCTTGTACGTGAAAGCCGGCAGTGCTCCAGCGATGGACGGCAGCGATGCCGACTTCAGCTCGGTGAAACCGGGCACCAGCGAAGCCGTGGTCATCCCATCACCGCAGGCCAGCACGTACTATCTTCGCGTGGCTCCGCAGCAGGGCAGTGTCTTCAGCAATATTTCGGTGCTAGCCGATTACAACAGCCCTTAA
- the oxyR gene encoding DNA-binding transcriptional regulator OxyR — protein sequence MNLRDLHYLVSLAEHRHFGRAAEACFVSQPTLSTQIKKLENELGVVLVERTPRKVLLTDVGREIAHRAREVLHDIEQIKGIARRTLDPESGTVRLGIFPTLGPYLLPHVVPMVSHRFPRLELLLVEEKTEVLLHRLREGKLDAGILALPIHEESLHTEFLFEEPFLLAVPQSHPLAKRPQLKLNDLSDQNLLLLEDGHCLRDQALEVCHMSGAGEKSGFRATSLETLRQMVAANVGITLLPTLAVKPPVAQAPNLQLVEFSGHPPSRKIAVVWRKSSAMGGFLKQLAEVFKSLPRDLLDPHSSAAASTRKRRRLA from the coding sequence ATGAACCTGCGCGACCTGCACTACCTGGTTTCCCTGGCCGAGCACCGCCATTTCGGCCGCGCAGCGGAAGCCTGTTTCGTCAGCCAGCCCACGCTCTCCACCCAAATCAAGAAACTGGAGAATGAACTGGGCGTGGTACTGGTAGAGCGCACGCCGCGCAAAGTGCTGCTGACCGATGTGGGTCGCGAGATCGCCCATCGCGCCCGCGAGGTACTCCATGACATCGAGCAGATCAAGGGGATTGCCCGTCGCACGCTAGACCCGGAATCGGGCACGGTGCGCCTGGGCATATTCCCGACGCTCGGGCCGTATCTCCTACCCCATGTCGTACCCATGGTGAGCCATCGCTTCCCGCGCCTGGAATTGCTGCTGGTCGAGGAAAAAACCGAGGTGCTATTGCACCGTCTGCGCGAGGGCAAGCTGGACGCCGGCATCCTGGCGCTACCGATCCACGAAGAAAGCCTGCATACGGAATTCCTGTTCGAGGAACCATTCCTGCTGGCCGTGCCGCAATCGCACCCCTTGGCCAAACGTCCGCAATTGAAGCTCAACGATCTTTCCGACCAGAATTTGTTGTTGCTCGAAGATGGGCATTGCCTGCGCGACCAAGCGCTTGAGGTTTGCCACATGTCCGGCGCGGGCGAAAAGAGCGGTTTTCGCGCGACCAGCCTGGAAACGCTGCGTCAGATGGTTGCCGCCAACGTGGGCATTACCTTGCTGCCGACACTCGCGGTAAAACCGCCGGTGGCGCAAGCACCGAATCTGCAACTGGTCGAGTTCAGTGGCCATCCGCCCAGCCGCAAGATCGCCGTGGTGTGGCGCAAGAGCTCGGCGATGGGGGGCTTCCTCAAACAACTGGCGGAAGTATTCAAAAGCCTGCCGCGGGATCTGCTTGATCCACACAGCTCGGCGGCTGCCAGTACCCGCAAGCGCCGACGCCTCGCCTGA
- the msrA gene encoding peptide-methionine (S)-S-oxide reductase MsrA has protein sequence MLGIGAWKQRMPHPEDALPGREQSLAHADHHHVHGRALQQEAFPGSESVLFGMGCFWGAERKFWNLSGVLTTAVGYAGGYTPNPTYREVCSGMTGHAEVVQVVYDPAKIAFDTLLKTFWESHDPTQGMRQGNDTGTQYRSAIYTSHIAQLDIAQASAKRFQAELGHAGYGTITTEIAMAGPFYFAENEHQQYLSKHPDGYCGLGGTGVACPIGLVVAS, from the coding sequence ATGCTTGGCATCGGCGCCTGGAAACAACGCATGCCTCATCCGGAAGATGCCTTACCCGGACGCGAGCAGTCGCTGGCGCACGCTGATCACCACCACGTCCACGGTCGCGCGTTGCAGCAGGAAGCTTTTCCGGGCAGCGAGAGTGTGTTGTTCGGCATGGGCTGTTTCTGGGGCGCCGAGCGCAAGTTCTGGAACTTGTCCGGCGTGCTGACGACGGCAGTGGGGTATGCGGGTGGCTATACGCCTAATCCGACCTATCGCGAAGTGTGCTCGGGCATGACCGGTCACGCTGAAGTAGTGCAGGTGGTCTATGACCCTGCGAAGATCGCGTTCGACACCTTGCTGAAAACGTTCTGGGAAAGCCATGATCCCACCCAGGGGATGCGCCAGGGCAACGATACAGGCACGCAATACCGTTCGGCCATCTATACGTCCCATATTGCGCAACTTGATATCGCGCAGGCATCGGCGAAGCGCTTCCAGGCGGAACTGGGGCATGCAGGCTACGGCACCATCACCACAGAGATCGCCATGGCCGGGCCATTCTACTTTGCCGAGAACGAACATCAGCAGTATCTGTCGAAGCATCCGGATGGCTACTGCGGACTGGGAGGCACGGGTGTGGCTTGCCCGATCGGGCTTGTTGTGGCGTCCTGA
- a CDS encoding adenine phosphoribosyltransferase: MTSFESLIRAVPDFPKPGVVFRDITPLLADGTAFARCIDAMVEPWQGGNVQAVCGVESRGFIFAAAMAQKLSAGFIPLRKPGKLPPPVMHAEYQLEYGTDRLEAREGTVRQGERVLLVDDVLATGGTLGAARNLLGQLGAKLVGAAVVIELLALQGRTLWPDNIPLHTVLHY, encoded by the coding sequence ATGACATCGTTTGAAAGCCTGATCCGCGCGGTACCGGATTTCCCCAAGCCGGGCGTGGTCTTCCGTGATATCACGCCCTTGCTGGCCGACGGGACTGCCTTCGCGCGCTGCATCGACGCCATGGTCGAGCCTTGGCAGGGCGGCAACGTGCAGGCTGTATGCGGCGTGGAATCGCGCGGCTTCATCTTCGCCGCCGCGATGGCACAGAAGCTGAGCGCCGGATTCATTCCGCTACGCAAGCCGGGCAAACTGCCGCCGCCGGTGATGCATGCGGAATATCAGCTTGAATACGGCACCGATCGCCTTGAAGCCCGTGAAGGTACCGTGCGCCAGGGCGAGCGTGTGCTGCTAGTGGACGACGTACTGGCCACAGGGGGAACCCTGGGTGCGGCGCGCAACCTGCTCGGGCAGCTTGGGGCGAAGTTGGTCGGCGCTGCTGTGGTGATCGAGCTGCTGGCGCTGCAGGGCAGAACGCTTTGGCCGGACAACATTCCGTTACATACTGTGTTGCATTACTGA
- a CDS encoding DUF2007 domain-containing protein, which yields MRIIYRAQNLIDAHLVKDALESAEIPAFISGEYLTGGVGQLPAMDYIAVLVPESSVAAAEPIVREIDRALAEAREVLQEQDDDTDTLMPVPG from the coding sequence ATGCGCATCATCTATCGAGCCCAGAACCTGATCGACGCCCATCTGGTGAAGGATGCGCTGGAGAGCGCAGAGATACCTGCTTTCATCTCCGGCGAATACCTCACTGGTGGTGTCGGGCAGTTGCCGGCAATGGATTACATTGCCGTGCTGGTGCCCGAATCGAGTGTCGCTGCTGCCGAGCCGATCGTGCGCGAGATCGATCGCGCCCTGGCCGAGGCCAGGGAAGTGCTGCAAGAGCAGGACGACGACACCGACACCTTGATGCCCGTGCCGGGTTAA
- a CDS encoding Nudix family hydrolase, translated as MNDRAGAPIHVMAGVLRGAHAQGRVLLAQRPEGKHLAGLWEFPGGKLEPGESPQHALARELHEELGIHIDPADGAPLIRVPWRYGERGLLLDAWQFTRWQGTPVSLEGQVLQWMRPSDITPNLLAPADRPILQALRLPSIYVITPADVTPDQAELWYTRISAAMEQGAGLIQLRFPLWTAGQVRDLAVRLQPQAMRCGVSLLLNEDIDGARELGAGIGVHLKSSQLVLLDERPLPWTQLVGCSCHGADALRQAGHISADFATLSPVVPTRSHPDVPALGWSAFQLLAEAAALPVYALGGTTPEQVGLARECAGQGVAGIGAFW; from the coding sequence GTGAACGATCGCGCTGGCGCACCGATACACGTCATGGCTGGCGTGCTGCGCGGTGCGCATGCGCAGGGGAGGGTGCTTTTGGCACAACGTCCTGAAGGCAAGCATCTCGCTGGATTATGGGAATTTCCCGGCGGCAAGCTTGAACCAGGCGAGTCACCGCAACATGCGCTGGCGCGCGAATTGCACGAAGAGTTGGGCATTCATATCGATCCTGCCGATGGTGCGCCACTGATCCGCGTGCCATGGCGTTACGGCGAGCGTGGCTTGTTGCTCGATGCCTGGCAGTTTACGCGTTGGCAAGGCACGCCGGTCTCGCTGGAAGGACAGGTGTTGCAATGGATGCGGCCCTCGGACATCACTCCGAACTTGCTGGCACCTGCCGATCGTCCCATTTTGCAGGCGTTGCGGCTGCCTTCGATCTATGTCATCACACCCGCAGATGTCACGCCGGATCAGGCTGAGCTTTGGTACACGCGCATAAGCGCGGCTATGGAGCAAGGCGCGGGTTTGATCCAGTTGCGGTTTCCGCTGTGGACGGCGGGGCAGGTGCGTGATCTGGCTGTTCGGTTGCAACCACAAGCCATGCGTTGCGGCGTTTCTTTGCTGCTCAATGAAGATATCGATGGGGCGCGCGAACTGGGCGCAGGCATAGGTGTGCACCTGAAATCGTCGCAGCTTGTTTTGCTGGACGAGCGGCCATTGCCATGGACGCAGCTTGTCGGCTGTAGTTGCCATGGTGCCGATGCGTTGCGCCAGGCGGGGCACATCAGCGCGGATTTCGCCACGCTCTCGCCGGTGGTTCCGACCCGCAGCCATCCGGATGTACCTGCATTGGGTTGGTCAGCCTTCCAGCTTTTGGCTGAAGCCGCCGCACTACCGGTCTACGCGCTGGGCGGTACCACACCCGAACAGGTGGGTCTGGCGCGCGAGTGTGCGGGTCAAGGCGTGGCTGGAATCGGTGCTTTCTGGTGA
- a CDS encoding dihydrofolate reductase: MAISLIAALDENFAIGRKGQLPWHLPDDLRWFKQLTVGKYVLMGYNTAISIGRALPDRANLVLSKRHEAPFPGQVTVRSIEEAQARSNGTGLMVIGGGKVFHDALPMAQRLYLTWVSAAVEGADAFFPGIHFSDWTEVKRTHHKKDSDHSYDFDMVEYIRNH, translated from the coding sequence ATGGCCATTTCGTTGATTGCCGCCCTCGACGAGAATTTTGCAATCGGTCGCAAAGGCCAGCTCCCCTGGCATCTGCCGGATGATTTGCGCTGGTTCAAGCAGTTGACAGTCGGCAAGTACGTGCTTATGGGTTACAACACAGCTATTTCGATCGGTCGTGCGTTGCCAGATCGCGCAAATCTGGTGCTGTCCAAGCGCCACGAGGCACCGTTCCCAGGCCAAGTTACCGTGCGTTCCATTGAAGAAGCCCAGGCCCGTTCCAACGGTACCGGCTTGATGGTGATCGGCGGCGGCAAGGTGTTCCACGATGCGCTGCCGATGGCGCAGCGTCTGTATCTCACCTGGGTGAGCGCTGCCGTGGAGGGCGCCGATGCGTTCTTCCCCGGCATCCATTTCAGCGATTGGACCGAAGTGAAGCGCACGCACCACAAGAAGGACAGCGATCACAGCTACGACTTCGACATGGTCGAGTACATCCGTAATCACTGA
- a CDS encoding thymidylate synthase: MHAYLDLLRHVLEHGTQKNDRTGTGTSSVFGWQMRFDLNEGFPLVTTKKLHLKSIVHELIWFLQGDTNIGYLQENGVSIWDEWADEHGDLGPVYGKQWRAWPTSDGRIVDQISWVVEEIKRNPDSRRLIVSAWNVGELSKMALMPCHALFQFYVADGKLSCQLYQRSGDIFLGVPFNIASYALLTHMIAQVCGWGVGDFVYTLGDAHLYNNHLEQARLQLTREPRPLPRLKLNPHVTSIFEFRFEDVMIEDYHPHAAIKAPVAV; the protein is encoded by the coding sequence ATGCACGCCTATCTCGACCTGCTTCGCCACGTGCTGGAGCACGGCACGCAAAAAAACGATCGCACCGGCACCGGCACGAGTAGCGTGTTCGGCTGGCAGATGCGTTTCGATCTCAACGAAGGATTCCCGCTGGTTACCACCAAGAAGCTGCATTTGAAATCGATCGTGCATGAGCTGATCTGGTTCCTGCAGGGCGATACCAATATCGGTTACCTGCAGGAAAACGGTGTCAGCATCTGGGACGAGTGGGCCGATGAACACGGTGACCTCGGTCCGGTCTACGGCAAGCAATGGCGCGCTTGGCCGACCTCCGATGGCCGCATTGTGGACCAGATCAGCTGGGTGGTCGAAGAAATCAAGCGCAATCCCGATTCGCGCCGCTTGATTGTCAGCGCATGGAATGTCGGTGAGCTGTCGAAGATGGCGCTGATGCCGTGCCATGCACTGTTCCAGTTCTACGTGGCAGACGGGAAGTTGAGCTGCCAGCTCTATCAGCGCTCGGGCGATATCTTCCTTGGTGTGCCGTTCAATATCGCCAGCTATGCGCTGCTTACGCACATGATCGCGCAGGTGTGCGGATGGGGGGTCGGCGATTTCGTGTACACGCTGGGCGATGCGCATCTGTACAACAATCATCTGGAGCAGGCGCGCCTGCAACTGACGCGCGAACCGCGGCCTTTGCCGCGATTGAAGCTCAATCCGCATGTCACGTCGATTTTCGAATTCCGTTTTGAAGACGTGATGATCGAGGATTATCACCCGCATGCGGCGATCAAGGCACCGGTGGCCGTATAA
- the lgt gene encoding prolipoprotein diacylglyceryl transferase encodes MSQPFVVQFNPVALHLGPVQIHWYGLMYLLSFLGAWMLGEYRRKHGRLPVSREAFGDLAFYAMMGVILGGRIWYMLFYYAGGIRWIWTEPLALFRVWDGGMSFHGGLLGVLVAGLWWSRRHALHFFDTVDFLAPVVPVGLGLGRFGNFINGELWGKPGLMPWAMIFPNAHDEDAALAASNPGLTQLMQQYGGLPRHPSQLYEMVLEGVVMFAVLWLASMKPRPRYLISGLFALMYGCFRFAVEFVRVPDAQLGYLAFGWVTMGQLQSLPLIIVGLLLIGMSRRAPTLALARADSSQSA; translated from the coding sequence ATGTCGCAACCCTTCGTCGTGCAATTCAACCCGGTCGCCCTGCATCTGGGGCCGGTCCAGATCCATTGGTACGGGCTGATGTACCTGCTTAGCTTCCTAGGTGCATGGATGCTGGGTGAATACCGCCGCAAGCACGGCCGCTTGCCGGTAAGCCGGGAAGCCTTTGGCGACCTGGCGTTCTACGCCATGATGGGGGTGATCCTGGGCGGGCGTATCTGGTACATGTTGTTCTATTACGCTGGTGGCATCCGCTGGATCTGGACCGAGCCGTTGGCTTTGTTCCGCGTATGGGATGGCGGCATGAGCTTTCACGGTGGTCTGTTGGGCGTGCTGGTGGCGGGGTTGTGGTGGTCGCGCCGACACGCACTGCATTTCTTCGATACGGTGGATTTTCTCGCGCCGGTGGTGCCGGTTGGCCTGGGGCTGGGGCGGTTCGGCAATTTCATCAACGGCGAGCTGTGGGGCAAGCCTGGGTTGATGCCGTGGGCCATGATCTTTCCCAACGCGCATGATGAAGATGCCGCACTGGCTGCCAGCAACCCGGGTCTGACTCAACTCATGCAGCAATACGGCGGTCTGCCGCGTCATCCCTCGCAGCTCTATGAAATGGTGCTGGAAGGCGTGGTGATGTTCGCTGTGCTGTGGCTGGCCTCGATGAAGCCACGCCCGCGCTACTTGATCTCGGGCTTGTTCGCGCTGATGTACGGTTGTTTCCGCTTTGCGGTGGAATTCGTGCGCGTGCCCGATGCACAACTTGGCTACCTGGCGTTCGGCTGGGTGACGATGGGGCAGCTTCAATCGTTACCCTTGATCATCGTCGGCTTGCTGCTGATCGGGATGTCACGCCGCGCGCCGACTCTGGCATTGGCCAGGGCAGACTCCAGCCAGAGCGCGTAA
- the tfpZ gene encoding TfpX/TfpZ family type IV pilin accessory protein, with protein MNRWKAAGIHLSISAVLVVLMGALIYFLWFPSPYFRAAGANRLILLLMGIDVCIGPLLTLVVVNRHKPRKWLRLDLTIIAVLQTIAFGYGVYVITDARPVFIVAEVDRLVMVSAQELSDADLAKGDRPEFRKRSLTGPVLVGALPPKGDSSGDFVLQVMATGKDIDRLPQYYVPYDQAIGAVMKRAKPLASLKRATDSQRAYLDRLQAALPSQPLEVLPLQHGDNDYSAIISPSSKRPIAVLSIDPWK; from the coding sequence ATGAACCGTTGGAAAGCTGCCGGCATCCATTTGTCGATCAGTGCCGTGCTGGTCGTGCTGATGGGGGCGTTGATCTATTTTCTCTGGTTTCCCTCACCCTATTTCCGCGCCGCCGGAGCCAACCGTCTGATCCTGCTGTTGATGGGGATCGATGTCTGCATAGGTCCGCTGCTGACGCTGGTGGTGGTCAATCGCCATAAGCCGCGCAAATGGCTGCGGTTGGATCTGACCATCATCGCTGTGTTGCAGACCATCGCCTTCGGTTATGGCGTATACGTCATAACCGATGCGCGGCCAGTGTTTATCGTTGCCGAAGTCGATCGATTGGTGATGGTGTCGGCGCAGGAACTCAGCGATGCTGATTTGGCCAAGGGCGACCGCCCTGAATTTCGCAAACGTTCATTGACGGGGCCGGTACTGGTAGGCGCACTTCCGCCCAAGGGGGATTCATCGGGAGATTTCGTGCTGCAGGTGATGGCGACGGGCAAAGATATTGATCGGCTGCCCCAATATTATGTGCCTTATGATCAGGCGATAGGCGCCGTCATGAAGCGCGCCAAGCCATTGGCGTCACTCAAGCGCGCAACCGATTCGCAGCGGGCGTACCTCGATCGTCTACAAGCGGCGTTACCTTCGCAGCCACTGGAAGTGCTGCCGCTCCAGCACGGCGACAATGATTATTCGGCGATTATTTCGCCCTCGAGCAAACGCCCGATCGCCGTACTGTCCATCGATCCTTGGAAATAA
- the ppnN gene encoding nucleotide 5'-monophosphate nucleosidase PpnN has protein sequence MNDTQIDKSGKPATVSARISPAGGLDILSRNEVARLRDASGSGLHSLLRRCALATLTSGDISDDPRGMFEQYPNFDIQVLQQDRGIKIELSHAPAKAFVDGHIIRGINELLVAVVRDITYVSTQLEQGNFDLDDASGITHAVFEILRNARILKPQIDPNLAVCWGGHSISRDEYEYTKLVGYQLGLRDLDICTGCGPGAMKGPMKGATIAHAKQRRHKNRYIGITEPGIIAAESPNPIVNQLVIMPDIEKRLEAFVRMGHGIIVFPGGVGTAEEILYLLGILLHPDNAGIPFPLIFTGPKQSAAYFKQIDTFLRLALGDDVAQYYKIIVDDPIAVSHAMVRGIEKVRHHRLDNKDAFFFNWSLNIPLTFQQPFAPTHETMRALAIHRNRPRHELAADLRRAFSGIVAGNVKDEGVRAIEKQGPFEINGETEIMQALDHLLQAFVQQHRMKLPGGTVYVPCYRVLTA, from the coding sequence ATGAATGACACGCAGATCGACAAGTCCGGTAAACCCGCCACGGTAAGTGCGCGCATTTCGCCCGCTGGCGGCCTGGACATCCTTTCCCGCAACGAGGTGGCACGTCTGCGCGATGCCAGTGGCTCGGGCTTGCATAGCCTGCTGCGGCGCTGCGCATTGGCAACGCTGACTTCGGGCGATATCAGCGACGACCCGCGCGGCATGTTCGAGCAGTATCCGAATTTCGACATCCAGGTGCTGCAACAGGATCGCGGCATCAAGATCGAACTCTCGCATGCGCCGGCCAAGGCATTCGTGGATGGCCATATCATCCGCGGTATCAACGAATTGCTGGTCGCCGTGGTGCGCGACATCACCTATGTGTCTACCCAGCTTGAGCAGGGCAATTTCGATCTGGACGATGCGTCTGGCATCACGCATGCCGTGTTCGAGATCCTGCGCAACGCGCGCATCCTCAAACCTCAAATTGATCCCAACCTAGCCGTGTGCTGGGGCGGCCATTCGATCTCGCGTGACGAATACGAATACACCAAGCTAGTCGGCTACCAGCTTGGTTTGCGCGACCTGGATATCTGCACTGGCTGCGGTCCAGGCGCCATGAAAGGTCCGATGAAGGGCGCCACCATCGCGCATGCCAAGCAGCGTCGCCACAAGAACCGCTACATCGGCATCACCGAGCCGGGCATCATCGCGGCCGAGTCGCCCAATCCTATCGTGAACCAGCTTGTGATCATGCCGGATATCGAAAAGCGCCTGGAAGCCTTCGTGCGCATGGGGCACGGCATCATCGTGTTCCCGGGCGGCGTCGGCACGGCCGAAGAAATTCTTTATCTGCTTGGTATCCTGCTGCACCCGGACAATGCTGGTATTCCATTCCCGCTGATTTTTACCGGGCCAAAGCAATCGGCAGCGTACTTCAAGCAGATCGATACGTTTCTGCGGTTGGCGCTGGGCGACGATGTCGCGCAGTACTATAAAATTATCGTCGACGATCCGATCGCCGTGTCCCACGCGATGGTGCGCGGCATTGAGAAAGTTCGCCACCATCGGCTGGACAACAAGGACGCATTCTTCTTCAACTGGTCCCTGAACATCCCGCTGACCTTCCAGCAACCCTTCGCACCCACGCATGAAACCATGCGCGCCCTGGCCATTCACCGCAATCGTCCGCGGCACGAACTGGCTGCGGATCTGCGCCGTGCCTTCTCGGGCATCGTGGCCGGCAACGTCAAGGACGAGGGCGTACGCGCCATCGAAAAGCAGGGCCCGTTCGAGATCAACGGCGAAACTGAAATCATGCAAGCGCTGGATCACCTCCTGCAGGCTTTCGTGCAGCAACACCGCATGAAGCTGCCTGGCGGCACCGTGTACGTCCCGTGCTACCGCGTGCTGACCGCCTGA